One Gordonia mangrovi genomic region harbors:
- a CDS encoding acyl-CoA dehydrogenase — protein sequence MGHYKSNIRDLHFNLFELLELDRVLEEGDFGDLDHETAVDMLREVKALAEGPIAESFTDADRNPPVFDPETHSVTIPESFTKSYNAFIEGGWDKIGIDEELGGLPAPRSLYWAIGEMILGANPPVFMYAAGSGFANIFFDNGTEEQKKWAAICSERGWGATMVLTEPDAGSDVGAARTKAVKQEDGTWHIDGVKRFITSADQDMTENIFHLVLARPEGAKPGTKGLSLFFVPKFHFDHETGELGERNGVFVTNVEHKMGIKASATCELTFGQHGTPAVGWLVGEVHDGIAQMFDVIEHARMMVGTKAISTLSTGYLNALDYAKERVQGADLTQMTDKTAPRVTITHHPDVRRSLMTQKAYAEGLRAVYLYTASHQDAAAAQIVSGASPELAHKVNDLLLPIVKGVGSERAYAVLGHESLQTLGGSGFLQDYPIEQYIRDSKIDSLYEGTTAIQAQDFFFRKIIRDKGQAFSHVAGEITKFLESEGGNGRLKAERALLKTAMDDVQTMTATLTGYLMNAQEDPKELYKVGLGSVRFLLSVGDLLIGWLLLRQAEVALAALDSGASDDDTSFYEGKIAVASFFAKNMLPELATARSTIENIDADIMEVDEAAF from the coding sequence ATGGGCCATTACAAGAGCAACATTCGCGACCTGCACTTCAACCTCTTCGAGCTCCTCGAACTCGACCGGGTTCTCGAAGAGGGCGACTTCGGCGATCTCGATCACGAGACCGCCGTCGACATGCTGCGTGAGGTCAAGGCACTCGCCGAGGGTCCGATCGCGGAGTCGTTCACCGACGCCGACCGCAACCCGCCGGTCTTCGACCCGGAGACCCACAGCGTCACCATCCCGGAGAGCTTCACCAAGTCCTACAACGCGTTCATCGAGGGTGGCTGGGACAAGATCGGCATCGACGAGGAACTCGGCGGCCTGCCCGCCCCGCGCTCGCTCTACTGGGCCATCGGCGAGATGATCCTGGGCGCCAACCCGCCGGTGTTCATGTACGCCGCAGGCTCGGGCTTCGCCAACATCTTCTTCGACAACGGCACCGAGGAGCAGAAGAAGTGGGCCGCCATCTGCTCGGAGCGCGGCTGGGGCGCCACCATGGTGCTCACCGAGCCCGACGCCGGCTCCGACGTGGGCGCCGCCCGCACCAAGGCCGTCAAGCAGGAAGACGGCACCTGGCACATCGACGGCGTGAAACGCTTCATCACCTCCGCCGACCAGGACATGACCGAGAACATCTTCCACCTGGTGCTCGCCCGCCCCGAGGGCGCGAAGCCGGGCACCAAGGGCCTGTCGCTGTTCTTCGTGCCGAAGTTCCATTTCGACCACGAGACCGGTGAACTCGGTGAGCGCAACGGCGTCTTCGTGACCAATGTCGAGCACAAGATGGGCATCAAGGCCTCCGCCACCTGCGAACTGACCTTCGGCCAGCACGGCACGCCGGCCGTCGGCTGGCTCGTCGGCGAGGTGCACGACGGTATCGCGCAGATGTTCGACGTCATCGAGCACGCCCGAATGATGGTGGGCACCAAGGCCATTTCCACTCTGTCAACCGGCTACCTCAACGCGCTGGACTACGCCAAGGAGCGCGTGCAGGGTGCGGATCTGACCCAGATGACCGACAAGACCGCGCCGCGCGTCACCATCACCCATCACCCGGATGTGCGTCGCTCGCTGATGACCCAGAAGGCCTATGCCGAGGGTTTGCGCGCGGTCTACCTCTACACCGCCTCGCACCAGGATGCCGCTGCCGCACAGATCGTTTCCGGGGCGAGCCCCGAGCTGGCCCATAAGGTCAACGACCTGCTGCTGCCGATCGTCAAGGGTGTCGGCTCCGAGCGTGCCTACGCCGTCCTCGGTCACGAGTCACTGCAGACCCTCGGCGGATCCGGCTTCCTGCAGGACTACCCGATCGAGCAGTACATCCGCGACTCGAAGATCGACTCGCTCTACGAGGGCACCACGGCCATCCAGGCACAGGACTTCTTCTTCCGCAAGATCATTCGCGACAAGGGTCAGGCGTTCTCCCACGTCGCCGGCGAGATCACCAAGTTCCTCGAGTCCGAGGGCGGCAACGGTCGACTCAAGGCCGAGCGCGCGCTGCTCAAGACCGCGATGGACGACGTGCAGACGATGACCGCCACCCTCACCGGATACCTGATGAACGCCCAGGAAGATCCCAAGGAGCTGTACAAGGTGGGGCTCGGCTCCGTCCGCTTCCTGCTGTCGGTCGGCGATCTGTTGATCGGTTGGCTGCTGCTGCGCCAGGCCGAGGTCGCGCTGGCCGCTCTGGATTCCGGTGCCTCCGACGATGACACGTCGTTCTACGAGGGCAAGATCGCGGTGGCGAGCTTCTTCGCGAAGAACATGCTGCCCGAACTGGCCACCGCCCGCAGCACCATCGAGAACATCGACGCCGACATCATGGAGGTCGACGAAGCGGCCTTCTGA
- a CDS encoding HdeD family acid-resistance protein — protein sequence MTIADYARQIPNELVAAVRTTMIVTAIVGLVLGIIALVWPEATLLVIGVLFGISLIMAGLFRLYEATASTLLSGGWRFALGLIGVLILAAGIVAVFNPEKSLVFLAIFIGIGWIFQGIADLARASAGSQHVPRWLLVLSGVVSIIAGIVMMLIPGLALATFLIIAAIMLIVISVVTLLTLPKKIEEPGNLI from the coding sequence ATGACAATTGCAGATTACGCAAGGCAGATTCCCAACGAACTCGTGGCCGCAGTGCGAACCACGATGATCGTGACCGCGATCGTCGGCCTCGTGTTGGGGATCATTGCGCTCGTGTGGCCGGAGGCGACCCTGCTCGTCATCGGGGTGCTCTTCGGAATCTCGCTCATCATGGCCGGACTGTTCCGCCTCTACGAGGCCACGGCGTCGACGTTGCTCTCCGGCGGTTGGCGTTTCGCGCTCGGCCTCATCGGTGTGCTCATCTTGGCCGCCGGGATCGTCGCGGTGTTCAACCCGGAGAAATCGCTGGTCTTCCTCGCGATCTTCATCGGAATCGGCTGGATCTTCCAGGGGATCGCCGACCTCGCCCGCGCGTCCGCCGGCTCTCAGCACGTGCCGCGCTGGCTCCTGGTGCTGTCCGGGGTGGTGTCGATCATCGCCGGCATCGTCATGATGCTGATCCCCGGACTCGCGCTGGCCACCTTCTTGATCATCGCGGCGATCATGCTGATCGTGATCAGTGTGGTCACCCTGCTGACGCTGCCGAAGAAGATCGAGGAACCGGGGAATCTGATCTGA
- a CDS encoding DUF4185 domain-containing protein, translating into MTRLTGRWRTALAVAALATTLTAGLAATPQAEATDVAAANGRIVARLTGPGSINDTIGRFNIVGTDLGVLWDNGNGEIMAAFGDTQTFNGWSLLYGELWYWRSNVLLRSSDRYLGDGMTFTGHAGPPGHAKRLLKPDLRKEITIIPTAGVAANGKQYMNVMSVKHWGPPGIWYTNWSGLVVSGNNGQSWRAVNAFRPNGGGNHKFQMSAYLKVGDTIYTYGTPDGRWGAVYLARVKASDIEHLGKYEYFSWGRWVRNNPDSATPVMAAPTGELSVAWNEYLGKFISLGQTDAGVILRTADRPEGPWSSGELVVPANDPYSGYAPYIHPWSSGSSLYFTYSISAGYQVYLMRIPLQKP; encoded by the coding sequence ATGACGCGGCTGACCGGACGGTGGCGCACGGCCCTGGCGGTGGCAGCTCTTGCCACCACGCTGACCGCCGGACTCGCGGCGACCCCGCAGGCCGAGGCGACCGATGTCGCCGCGGCCAACGGCCGGATCGTCGCTCGACTCACCGGCCCCGGCTCCATCAACGACACCATCGGCCGATTCAACATCGTCGGCACCGATCTCGGCGTCCTGTGGGACAACGGGAACGGTGAGATCATGGCCGCCTTCGGCGACACCCAGACGTTCAACGGATGGTCGCTGCTCTACGGCGAGTTGTGGTACTGGCGCTCCAATGTGTTGTTGCGCAGTAGCGATCGATATCTCGGCGACGGGATGACCTTCACCGGTCACGCCGGACCGCCCGGCCACGCGAAGCGACTGCTCAAACCCGATCTGCGCAAAGAGATCACCATCATCCCGACTGCTGGGGTGGCCGCCAACGGTAAGCAGTACATGAACGTCATGTCGGTCAAACACTGGGGCCCGCCGGGGATCTGGTACACCAACTGGTCCGGTCTCGTGGTGTCGGGGAACAACGGCCAGAGTTGGCGGGCCGTCAACGCGTTCCGCCCCAACGGCGGCGGCAACCACAAGTTCCAGATGTCGGCGTACCTGAAGGTCGGCGACACGATCTACACCTACGGCACCCCCGACGGTCGGTGGGGCGCGGTGTATCTGGCCCGTGTGAAGGCCTCCGACATCGAACACCTCGGGAAGTACGAGTACTTCTCCTGGGGCCGGTGGGTGCGCAACAACCCGGATTCGGCCACCCCGGTGATGGCGGCACCCACCGGCGAACTGTCGGTGGCGTGGAACGAGTACCTCGGCAAGTTCATCTCGTTGGGCCAGACGGATGCCGGCGTCATCCTGCGTACCGCGGATCGCCCGGAGGGGCCCTGGTCCTCGGGCGAACTCGTGGTGCCGGCCAACGATCCGTACTCGGGCTATGCCCCCTACATTCACCCGTGGTCGTCGGGCAGCAGCCTGTACTTCACCTACTCCATCTCTGCGGGCTATCAGGTCTATCTGATGCGCATCCCGCTGCAGAAGCCCTGA
- a CDS encoding phosphatase PAP2 family protein: MSIDDTVDDGPAPDESAATSRTRGVEPVIDDVAAAAAVDTRPQRRRDLTMVRRIAIVAWVLFMIYEFFAEGLAFDRTRLIILLCLGMLAATIGRRKAISVIIDWLPFALILLLYDWTRDVARIVDMPTQWHLAVDVDEWMFGVNPTVWLQSHIKEPSPPWWEVVTSVIYMSYFIVPYAAAAVLWLRDRSAWRRYAACFVATTFLALVGYTLVPAAPPWAAARCTAEQVADYPREPTCMAHQGAVADGGILGEVTPTNPDAAPYVERISARGWNFLNIHAASTLVEVGQGKANLVAAIPSLHAGLTMLLALFMWPRVKALGRTLFMGYAVAMAFTLVYTAEHYVFDIVLGWGLAAFVIFVARVIDRKWLIPRNERRQREQSAQEAAQRVETDTSVAG; this comes from the coding sequence GTGAGCATTGACGACACGGTCGACGACGGCCCAGCGCCGGACGAGTCAGCCGCGACGTCGCGCACGCGTGGCGTGGAGCCGGTGATCGACGATGTCGCCGCGGCTGCCGCCGTCGACACCCGACCGCAACGTCGCCGCGACCTCACCATGGTGCGTCGGATCGCGATCGTCGCCTGGGTGCTGTTCATGATCTACGAGTTCTTCGCCGAGGGACTCGCCTTCGACCGCACGCGCCTGATCATCCTGCTGTGTCTGGGCATGCTCGCCGCCACCATCGGGCGGCGCAAGGCGATCAGCGTCATCATCGACTGGCTGCCGTTCGCGCTGATCCTGCTGCTCTACGACTGGACCCGCGACGTCGCGCGCATCGTCGACATGCCCACCCAGTGGCACCTGGCCGTGGACGTCGACGAGTGGATGTTCGGGGTCAACCCGACGGTGTGGCTGCAGAGCCACATCAAGGAGCCGTCGCCGCCGTGGTGGGAAGTGGTCACCAGCGTCATCTACATGTCGTACTTCATCGTCCCGTATGCCGCGGCGGCCGTGCTGTGGCTGCGGGACAGATCGGCGTGGCGACGCTATGCGGCGTGTTTCGTCGCGACCACGTTCCTGGCGCTGGTCGGCTACACCCTGGTGCCGGCCGCGCCGCCGTGGGCCGCGGCACGGTGCACCGCCGAACAGGTCGCCGACTATCCGCGGGAACCGACCTGTATGGCCCATCAGGGGGCGGTCGCCGACGGCGGCATCCTCGGCGAGGTCACCCCGACCAATCCGGACGCGGCGCCCTATGTCGAGCGGATCTCGGCGCGCGGCTGGAACTTCCTCAACATCCATGCCGCGTCCACGCTGGTGGAGGTGGGTCAGGGCAAGGCCAACCTGGTTGCGGCCATCCCATCGCTGCACGCAGGCCTGACGATGCTGCTCGCGCTGTTCATGTGGCCCCGGGTCAAGGCGCTGGGGAGAACACTGTTCATGGGCTATGCGGTGGCGATGGCGTTCACCCTCGTCTACACCGCGGAGCACTACGTGTTCGACATCGTGCTCGGGTGGGGTCTGGCCGCATTCGTGATCTTCGTCGCCCGCGTGATCGACCGGAAATGGCTGATCCCGCGTAACGAACGACGTCAACGCGAACAGAGTGCGCAGGAGGCGGCCCAACGCGTGGAGACGGACACCTCCGTGGCTGGGTAG
- a CDS encoding DUF305 domain-containing protein, with product MKRQIFVGSTIVAAALLGACSSTDDPAPSTSPTAVITTTMPMAPGSSNSQEHNDADVTFNQAMIPHHMQALVMADLVTDRTTTPAVRALADRIRDAQKPEIDEMAARLAEWGISGDGDGHSSGDHAVGSHATGHDMSGMMTPAQMTTLSQARGTEFDRMWLEGMIAHHEGAIVMADAELADGVHGPSRELAERVKATQQDEIDEMNSILRR from the coding sequence ATGAAACGACAGATCTTTGTGGGCTCGACCATCGTCGCCGCGGCGCTTCTGGGTGCGTGCTCGAGTACCGACGACCCCGCGCCCTCGACGTCGCCGACGGCCGTCATCACCACGACGATGCCGATGGCACCCGGGTCGTCGAACAGCCAGGAACACAACGACGCCGACGTCACGTTCAATCAGGCGATGATCCCGCATCACATGCAGGCGCTCGTGATGGCGGACCTGGTGACCGATCGGACGACGACACCCGCGGTGCGCGCGCTCGCCGACCGCATCAGAGACGCGCAGAAACCCGAGATCGACGAGATGGCCGCGCGGCTCGCCGAGTGGGGCATCTCCGGCGACGGGGACGGCCACAGCAGTGGTGACCACGCGGTGGGCAGCCACGCGACCGGCCATGACATGTCGGGGATGATGACGCCCGCGCAGATGACCACATTGTCACAGGCCCGGGGCACCGAGTTCGACCGGATGTGGCTGGAAGGCATGATCGCCCATCACGAGGGCGCGATCGTGATGGCCGACGCCGAACTGGCCGACGGCGTCCACGGGCCGTCGCGGGAACTGGCCGAACGGGTCAAAGCCACTCAGCAGGACGAGATCGACGAGATGAACTCGATCCTGCGCCGGTGA
- a CDS encoding deoxyribonuclease IV encodes MRIGAHLREDTDPLSTAGELGIDVFQMFVTDPQSWKKPQPRPDAEAIRDSAIDVVVHSSYQINVASLNNRLRMPSRKAVEQQAAAAAELGAFGLVVHGGHLRDGEAAAEGFANWRKLFDRQIDKGGFGVPILIENTAGGDHAMARTLEAIDRLWESVGDFDQAGFCLDTCHAWAGGEDLVGLVERVKAITGRIDLVHLNNSRDEFDSGRDRHANLGDGHIDPDVLVAVAAAADAPVILETPADGIPNDLALLRDAL; translated from the coding sequence ATGCGCATCGGAGCACATCTGCGTGAGGACACCGACCCTCTGTCCACCGCCGGGGAACTCGGCATCGACGTCTTCCAGATGTTCGTGACCGACCCGCAGAGTTGGAAGAAACCGCAACCACGCCCGGACGCCGAGGCGATCCGCGACTCCGCGATCGACGTGGTGGTCCATTCGAGCTATCAGATCAACGTCGCGAGTCTCAATAATCGACTGCGCATGCCGTCGCGCAAGGCGGTAGAGCAGCAGGCCGCGGCGGCGGCCGAACTCGGCGCCTTCGGCCTGGTGGTGCACGGCGGGCATCTGCGTGACGGCGAGGCCGCCGCGGAAGGGTTCGCCAACTGGCGCAAGCTGTTCGATCGTCAGATCGACAAGGGCGGCTTCGGCGTGCCGATCCTGATCGAGAACACCGCCGGCGGTGACCACGCCATGGCCCGGACCCTGGAGGCCATCGATCGACTCTGGGAATCGGTGGGCGATTTCGATCAGGCGGGGTTCTGTCTGGACACCTGCCACGCGTGGGCCGGCGGCGAAGATCTGGTGGGCCTGGTGGAACGGGTCAAGGCGATCACCGGCCGCATCGACCTGGTGCACCTGAACAACTCCCGCGACGAGTTCGACTCCGGACGCGATCGACACGCCAACCTGGGCGACGGACACATCGACCCCGACGTCCTGGTGGCGGTCGCCGCCGCCGCCGACGCCCCGGTCATCCTGGAGACGCCCGCCGACGGTATCCCCAACGACCTGGCACTCCTCCGCGACGCCCTCTAG